From Arachis stenosperma cultivar V10309 chromosome 2, arast.V10309.gnm1.PFL2, whole genome shotgun sequence, one genomic window encodes:
- the LOC130963183 gene encoding uncharacterized protein LOC130963183, with protein MDSEESFVVLVHHRGSVNRKTRSGVKFTDKNPLCFIVTSTTSYDDLVSAVLMKLGLEGAKRVKKFFYRIPVTVLQNTVKYDCFTINNDVDLQVMFLCRRQFPEVRTPELLARLVDVVSSSGGSNRNTNTIANPAGSSSRLAVASSSVPVYEPVVQPVASPSFAVDLNGTKGDEVVERENLPNALVGVAPVGVGDGFLGDEEEDDVEPDMIDDDSADDIEANGPALAVGGSSSGTQQYPPHFSSLDLDAMRQEGVLGHTVGFGARDAEGTAGTPTK; from the coding sequence ATGGATAGTGAGGAGAGTTTTGTGGTTTTGGTGCACCACAGAGGATCTGTTAATAGAAAAACTCGTTCCGGAGTAAAGTTCACAGATAAGAATCCTCTATGTTTTATCGTAACTTCTACGACGAGTTATGATGACCTTGTTAGCGCTGTACTGATGAAGCTCGGTCTGGAAGGTGCGAAGCGGGTAAAGAAGTTTTTCTATCGCATTCCAGTCACGGTGCTACAGAATACCGTGAAGTATGATTGCTTCACGATTAATAATGATGTGGACTTGCAAGTAATGTTTCTTTGTCGGCGGCAGTTTCCGGAGGTAAGGACACCAGAGTTGTTGGCACGGCTGGTTGATGTGGTATCCAGCTCTGGCGGTTCGAACCGAAATACGAACACTATAGCGAATCCAGCAGGTTCTAGTTCCCGGCTTGCTGTTGCTTCCTCCTCTGTCCCTGTGTAcgaaccagtggtccaacctgTCGCCTCCCCGTCTTTTGCTGTTGACCTCAATGGCACCAAAGGCGACGAGGTAGTGGAAAGGGAAAATTTGCCGAACGCTTTAGTGGGAGTTGCACCTGTTGGCGTTGGAGACGGTTTTTTGGGTGATGAAGAGGAGGATGACGTCGAGCCGGATATGATTGACGATGACAGCGCTGATGATATTGAAGCGAATGGGCCTGCATTGGCGGTAGGTGGTTCTAGCTCTGGCACACAGCAGTATCCACCACATTTTTCCTCGTTGGACTTGGACGCCATGAGACAGGAGGGGGTTTTAGGGCACACTGTTGGATTCGGAGCTAGAGATGCGGAAGGGACTGCTGGCACACCAACGAAGTAA